A window from Primulina huaijiensis isolate GDHJ02 chromosome 11, ASM1229523v2, whole genome shotgun sequence encodes these proteins:
- the LOC140988058 gene encoding uncharacterized protein: protein MYGGGSSGIQSKRDLAIEYQAQIQTLRPSIHARRANMTVKFQDLYEFTVEGNVDDVNVLNEVREKVRQQGRVWWAMEASKGANWYLETHVSSTLKSSLKFSSLVNAITLKRLIRKGIPPNLRPKVWFSLSGAAKKKSTVPESYYIDLTRAVEDKITPATKQIDHDLPRTFPGHPWLDTPEGHAALRRVLVGYSFRDSDVGYCQGLNYVAALLLLVMKTEEEAFWMLAVLLENVLVNDCYTNNLSGCHVEQRVFKDMLTKKCPRISTHLEALEFDVSLVCTEWFLCLYSKSLPSETTLRVWDVLFYEGAKILFNVALAIFKMNEDELILTHHVGEVINVIQRTTHNLFDPDELLTAAFDMMGFMTTTNISKQRKKQEPAVMAELDQRVRRLNSLNGDDK, encoded by the exons ATGTATGGAGGAGGCAGCAGTGGGATTCAGAGCAAAAGGGACCTGGCCATAGAATACCAAGCTCAGATACAGACGTTGAGGCCAAGCATCCATGCAAGAAGGGCCAACATGACGGTGAAATTCCAAGATCTATATGAGTTCACGGTGGAAGGAAATGTTGATGATGTGAATGTATTAAATGAGGTGAGGGAGAAGGTGAGGCAACAGGGGAGGGTTTGGTGGGCTATGGAGGCCAGCAAAGGTGCTAATTGGTATTTGGAAACTCATGTTTCTTCGACCCTAAAATCTTCCCTCAAGTTTTCTTCGTTGGTGAATGCCATTACTCTTAAACGGCTAATTAGGAAAGGGATTCCACCGAATTTAAGGCCTAAGGTTTGGTTTTCTTTGTCTGGTGCCGCTAAGAAGAAATCCACGGTTCCTGAGAGCTATTACATTGATTTGACTCGCGCTGTTGAGGATAAGATTACCCCCGCCACCAAGCAGATTGATCAC GACCTACCACGAACTTTCCCGGGTCACCCGTGGTTGGACACTCCGGAGGGGCATGCTGCTCTTAGGCGTGTTCTTGTTGGGTATTCTTTTCGTGATTCCGATGTCGGCTATTGTCAG GGTTTAAATTATGTTGCGGCTTTGTTGTTGCTTGTGATGAAAACCGAAGAAGAAGCTTTCTGGATGCTTGCtgttttgttagaaaatgtATTAGTTAATGATTGTTACACAAATAACTTGTCTGGCTGCCATGTGGAACAAAGAGTGTTTAAAGATATGCTGACCAAAAAATGTCCGAG GATATCTACTCATTTGGAAGCTTTGGAGTTTGATGTTTCTCTAGTATGCACAGAGTGGTTTTTATGCCTATATTCTAAAAGCTTGCCCTCGGAG ACAACTCTACGTGTATGGGACGTTCTTTTCTATGAAGGGGCAAAGATTTTATTCAACGTAGCATTGGCAATTTTCAAG ATGAATGAAGATGAGTTGATTTTGACTCATCACGTAGGCGAAGTGATCAATGTTATACAGAGAACAACACATAATCTCTTTGATCCTGATGAATTATTAACG GCTGCATTTGATATGATGGGTTTTATGACAACTACCAATATATCAAAGCAAAGGAAAAAACAGGAGCCAGCAGTGATGGCTGAGCTTGATCAGAGGGTAAGACGACTAAATTCTCTTAACGGTGATGATAAATAG